One Ictalurus punctatus breed USDA103 chromosome 10, Coco_2.0, whole genome shotgun sequence genomic region harbors:
- the nqo1 gene encoding NAD(P)H dehydrogenase [quinone] 1 isoform X2 — protein sequence MDKTVLIVYAHQSPKSFNCAAKDAAVKTLTDQGCKVLVSDLYAMKFRAVATADDVKGKLKNPEHFLYNEETGLACKEGRLSDDIKEEHRKVEQADLIIFQFPLYWFSVPAIMKGWIDRVMTQGFAYSLQNLYDNGMFKNKKAMLSFTTGGMESMYLPDGLNGDINVALWPLQNGVLRFCGFQVLAPQIFWSPAHTPADARVALLEAWKTRLQGLLNEKPLSFAPTELFELNFQAGFRLRADVKEEFASKPYGLTTAHHLGKPLPPNNQTKAE from the exons ATGG ACAAGACGGTGCTGATTGTTTATGCACATCAGAGTCCGAAGTCTTTTAACTGTGCGGCGAAGGATGCGGCCGTGAAGACTCTCACCGATCAGGGCTGTAAGGTCCTCGTGTCGGATCTCTACGCCATGAAATTCCGAGCTGTAGCAACAGCGGATGATGTCAAAG GTAAACTGAAGAACCCTGAACACTTCCTGTACAACGAGGAGACCGGGCTCGCTTGTAAGGAGGGTAGACTGAGTGACGACATTAAAGAAGAGCACCGTAAAGTGGAGCAGGCTGACCTCATCATCTTCCAG TTTCCACTTTACTGGTTCAGCGTCCCTGCTATAATGAAAGGCTGGATAGACCGAGTGATGACTCAGGGATTCGCCTACTCTCTACAGAACCTTTACGACAACGGCATGTTCAAG aATAAAAAGGCCATGTTGTCATTCACTACTGGAGGAATGGAGTCCATGTACCTGCCAGACGGCCTCAATGGAGACATCAATGTTGCACTCTGGCCTTTACAG AATGGAGTTCTGCGCTTCTGTGGTTTTCAGGTTCTGGCCCCGCAGATCTTCTGGAGTCCTGCACACACTCCTGCCGATGCGAGAGTGGCTTTGTTGGAGGCGTGGAAGACCAGGCTGCAAGGACTGCTGAATGAAAAACCGCTGTCCTTCGCCCCCACTGAGCTCTTTGAGCTCAACTTCCAGGCAGGGTTCAGACTCCGGgcagatgtaaaggaggagTTTGCTTCTAAACCATATGGGCTGACCACAGCACATCACTTGGGAAAACCTCTTCCTCCAAACAACCAGACCAAGGCTGAATAA
- the nqo1 gene encoding NAD(P)H dehydrogenase [quinone] 1 (The RefSeq protein has 2 substitutions compared to this genomic sequence), with protein sequence MADKTVLIVYAHQSPKSFNCAAKDAAVKTLTDQGCKVLVSDLYAMKFRAVATADDVKGKLKNPEHSLYNEETGLACKEGRLSDDIKEEHRKVEQADLIIFQFPLYWFSVPAIMKGWIDRVMTQGFAYSLQNLYDNGMFKNKKAMLSFTTGGMESMYLPDGLNGDINVALRPLQNGVLRFCGFQVLAPQIFWSPAHTPADARVALLEAWKTRLQGLLNEKPLSFAPTELFELNFQAGFRLRADVKEEFASKPYGLTTAHHLGKPLPPNNQTKAE encoded by the exons ATGG CAGACAAGACGGTGCTGATTGTTTATGCACATCAGAGTCCGAAGTCTTTTAACTGTGCGGCGAAGGATGCGGCCGTGAAGACTCTCACCGATCAGGGCTGTAAGGTCCTCGTGTCGGATCTCTACGCCATGAAATTCCGAGCTGTAGCAACAGCGGATGATGTCAAAG GTAAACTGAAGAACCCTGAACACTTCCTGTACAACGAGGAGACCGGGCTCGCTTGTAAGGAGGGTAGACTGAGTGACGACATTAAAGAAGAGCACCGTAAAGTGGAGCAGGCTGACCTCATCATCTTCCAG TTTCCACTTTACTGGTTCAGCGTCCCTGCTATAATGAAAGGCTGGATAGACCGAGTGATGACTCAGGGATTCGCCTACTCTCTACAGAACCTTTACGACAACGGCATGTTCAAG aATAAAAAGGCCATGTTGTCATTCACTACTGGAGGAATGGAGTCCATGTACCTGCCAGACGGCCTCAATGGAGACATCAATGTTGCACTCTGGCCTTTACAG AATGGAGTTCTGCGCTTCTGTGGTTTTCAGGTTCTGGCCCCGCAGATCTTCTGGAGTCCTGCACACACTCCTGCCGATGCGAGAGTGGCTTTGTTGGAGGCGTGGAAGACCAGGCTGCAAGGACTGCTGAATGAAAAACCGCTGTCCTTCGCCCCCACTGAGCTCTTTGAGCTCAACTTCCAGGCAGGGTTCAGACTCCGGgcagatgtaaaggaggagTTTGCTTCTAAACCATATGGGCTGACCACAGCACATCACTTGGGAAAACCTCTTCCTCCAAACAACCAGACCAAGGCTGAATAA
- the nqo1 gene encoding NAD(P)H dehydrogenase [quinone] 1 isoform X1: MTDKTVLIVYAHQSPKSFNCAAKDAAVKTLTDQGCKVLVSDLYAMKFRAVATADDVKGKLKNPEHFLYNEETGLACKEGRLSDDIKEEHRKVEQADLIIFQFPLYWFSVPAIMKGWIDRVMTQGFAYSLQNLYDNGMFKNKKAMLSFTTGGMESMYLPDGLNGDINVALWPLQNGVLRFCGFQVLAPQIFWSPAHTPADARVALLEAWKTRLQGLLNEKPLSFAPTELFELNFQAGFRLRADVKEEFASKPYGLTTAHHLGKPLPPNNQTKAE; this comes from the exons CAGACAAGACGGTGCTGATTGTTTATGCACATCAGAGTCCGAAGTCTTTTAACTGTGCGGCGAAGGATGCGGCCGTGAAGACTCTCACCGATCAGGGCTGTAAGGTCCTCGTGTCGGATCTCTACGCCATGAAATTCCGAGCTGTAGCAACAGCGGATGATGTCAAAG GTAAACTGAAGAACCCTGAACACTTCCTGTACAACGAGGAGACCGGGCTCGCTTGTAAGGAGGGTAGACTGAGTGACGACATTAAAGAAGAGCACCGTAAAGTGGAGCAGGCTGACCTCATCATCTTCCAG TTTCCACTTTACTGGTTCAGCGTCCCTGCTATAATGAAAGGCTGGATAGACCGAGTGATGACTCAGGGATTCGCCTACTCTCTACAGAACCTTTACGACAACGGCATGTTCAAG aATAAAAAGGCCATGTTGTCATTCACTACTGGAGGAATGGAGTCCATGTACCTGCCAGACGGCCTCAATGGAGACATCAATGTTGCACTCTGGCCTTTACAG AATGGAGTTCTGCGCTTCTGTGGTTTTCAGGTTCTGGCCCCGCAGATCTTCTGGAGTCCTGCACACACTCCTGCCGATGCGAGAGTGGCTTTGTTGGAGGCGTGGAAGACCAGGCTGCAAGGACTGCTGAATGAAAAACCGCTGTCCTTCGCCCCCACTGAGCTCTTTGAGCTCAACTTCCAGGCAGGGTTCAGACTCCGGgcagatgtaaaggaggagTTTGCTTCTAAACCATATGGGCTGACCACAGCACATCACTTGGGAAAACCTCTTCCTCCAAACAACCAGACCAAGGCTGAATAA
- the nqo1 gene encoding NAD(P)H dehydrogenase [quinone] 1 isoform X3 produces MNKTVLIVYAHQSPKSFNCAAKDAAVKTLTDQGCKVLVSDLYAMKFRAVATADDVKGKLKNPEHFLYNEETGLACKEGRLSDDIKEEHRKVEQADLIIFQFPLYWFSVPAIMKGWIDRVMTQGFAYSLQNLYDNGMFKNKKAMLSFTTGGMESMYLPDGLNGDINVALWPLQNGVLRFCGFQVLAPQIFWSPAHTPADARVALLEAWKTRLQGLLNEKPLSFAPTELFELNFQAGFRLRADVKEEFASKPYGLTTAHHLGKPLPPNNQTKAE; encoded by the exons ACAAGACGGTGCTGATTGTTTATGCACATCAGAGTCCGAAGTCTTTTAACTGTGCGGCGAAGGATGCGGCCGTGAAGACTCTCACCGATCAGGGCTGTAAGGTCCTCGTGTCGGATCTCTACGCCATGAAATTCCGAGCTGTAGCAACAGCGGATGATGTCAAAG GTAAACTGAAGAACCCTGAACACTTCCTGTACAACGAGGAGACCGGGCTCGCTTGTAAGGAGGGTAGACTGAGTGACGACATTAAAGAAGAGCACCGTAAAGTGGAGCAGGCTGACCTCATCATCTTCCAG TTTCCACTTTACTGGTTCAGCGTCCCTGCTATAATGAAAGGCTGGATAGACCGAGTGATGACTCAGGGATTCGCCTACTCTCTACAGAACCTTTACGACAACGGCATGTTCAAG aATAAAAAGGCCATGTTGTCATTCACTACTGGAGGAATGGAGTCCATGTACCTGCCAGACGGCCTCAATGGAGACATCAATGTTGCACTCTGGCCTTTACAG AATGGAGTTCTGCGCTTCTGTGGTTTTCAGGTTCTGGCCCCGCAGATCTTCTGGAGTCCTGCACACACTCCTGCCGATGCGAGAGTGGCTTTGTTGGAGGCGTGGAAGACCAGGCTGCAAGGACTGCTGAATGAAAAACCGCTGTCCTTCGCCCCCACTGAGCTCTTTGAGCTCAACTTCCAGGCAGGGTTCAGACTCCGGgcagatgtaaaggaggagTTTGCTTCTAAACCATATGGGCTGACCACAGCACATCACTTGGGAAAACCTCTTCCTCCAAACAACCAGACCAAGGCTGAATAA